A window of Candidatus Nitrospira allomarina genomic DNA:
TCTGACGACCCGGGCTATCGAAAGTTTTTAAACCAATTAGCCGAACCACTCCACAATCGCCTGAGACCCCTTAGTTCCGGATTGGATTTTGGCTCTGGTCCCGGTCCAACCCTCGCGCTCATGCTTCAAGAATCCGGACATACCCTGTCGATTTACGACCCCTTTTATGCGTACAATCCTATTCTCCTGGAACAGACCTATGATTTCATCACAGCCACGGAAGTGGCCGAGCATCTTCACCATCCCGGACCGGAATTGGACCGGTTATGGGCCCGACTGAAGGTTGGCGGCATCTTGGGAATCATGACCCAACTGGCGCCATCCGATCGACCGTTTCTCGATTGGTATTACATCAAGGATCCCACGCATGTCTGCTTTTTTTTACACGAGACCTGGGGATGGCTGAGCTCAAGATGGGGAGCGGAAATCATCTACTTGAAAAAGAATGTCGTCTTGTTTCGTAAACCGTCGCACTCCCAACCCGGATAGATCCTCACTCGCTCCAGATGTTGCCTATGCCTTCCGACATCGACATCGCCATCATCGGCGCAGGAGCAGCAGGGCTGGCAGCCGGAATTTTCGCGGCGGAAACGAACCCGAATCTCTCAATTGTCCTTCTGGACAGTGCGAAAACTATCGGGGCCAAGATCCTGGTTTCTGGAGGTGGACGCTGCAATGTCACCAACCAACGTGTCACCGCTTCCGACTTCCACGGGAACAGAAAGTTGATTGACCGGATCCTTCGACGCTTCGACGAACAGGCCACCATTCGATGGTTTAGTTCTTTGGGGATCCCATTAAAAACCGAATCCACGGGAAAACTGTTTCCTGTGAGCAACAAAGCCCGAACAGTGCTCGATGGGCTCCTCAGGCGATGCGAGGCACTGCGCGTTGCTCTTTTGACTCACCACCTCGTTCAAGATCTGTCCAGAGAAGGGGAGGAGTTCTTAATCCAACATTCCCAGGGAACGCTTCAGGCTAAACGGGTCATTCTCGCGACTGGCGGCCGGTCTCTTCCCAAAACCGGATCGGATGGATCAGGTTGGGGGTTGGCCCAACAGTTGGGGCATACCGTCACCGCCACCTATCCTGCCTTGGTACCTTTGCTCCTTGAGCCTTCGTTTTTCCATGCCACCCTTTCGGGTATTTCTCATGACGTAACGCTCACCACTACCATTGCGGGAAAAACCTTCGATCGACGCACCGGCAGCTTATTGTGGACACATTTCGGCATCAGTGGACCGGTGGTCTTGGATGCCAGCCGGGTTTGGGTTCGCGCAGCCGCAAAGGGAGAAGCTGTCCGCCTTCATCTCCATTGCTTTCCTCACCTCACCAACCAGGATGTGGAGAAATGGCTCATGCAGGCCGCTTCCCTCCCCGGGCGAAAACTTGTTCCCACACTGTTAGCCGAGCGGTTACCCGCGCGTGTAGCCGGCACGCTGGCCGGCATTCAAAAACCTGGGCTTTCTGACACTCCAATTAACCTCTTGTCCAAAGAAGCCCGCCGCAATCTGGTCCGGACACTCACCAATCTTGACCTTCCCATCATCGGATCACGCGGATGGAACTTTGCGGAAGTCACGGCCGGAGGTGTCCCCCTGGAAGAAATATCTGCCCATTCCATGGGCTCTCGGCCCATGCCTGGAATCTATGTGATTGGAGAAATGTTGGACTGCGATGGCCGCATCGGCGGATTTAATTTTCAATGGGCCTGGGCAACAGGGTATCTGGCCGGATGCCATGCGGCCGTGGATATCATGAAACGACCAGCAGCAGCAGAGGGACAGCGATGAATCGGTATATTTTCGACAACAAATCTGAAGAGCGGGAATTTCAACGATTACAATTGGTCGAAGCCGCGAACGATCCCGTTACCATCAGGCTATTGGAAGAAACGGGGATTCAACCGGGTTGGCACTGTCTGGAGTTAGGCGCAGGGGCAGGCTCCATCCTGCGTTGGCTGGGAAATCGCGTGGGGCCGACGGGACGGGCTGTGGGTGTCGACAAGAAAATCGCGTATCTTCGCAAGGATGATTCTCCGCCTATTCAGATTTATCAAGGCTCATTTCTTGATGTCCCCTTAGAACAAGCCTTTGATCTCCTTCATGGCCGGTATGTCCTGATTCATAATCAAGAAGAGAGGACCATGTTGGAAAAGATGTATTCTCTCCTCAAGCCAGGAGGCTGGGCCCTCTTCGAAGAACCGGACTTTACCTCGGCGACATTGCCGGACCGGGAGCAGGAGACACCCCAAGGGAGGGTGAACCGAGCCATTTGTCAGATGTTCATCAATCTCGGATTAGATCCGGCCTATGCCCTCCGGCTTCCGCACAAACTGCAAGAAGCAGGATACCATATCGTCAGAGTTCAATCCCTCATGCATCTCTGTCCTGGAAATTCGCCAATGGCGAAAGTGATGGCGGAATCTGCGATGGTACTCGAACAGGAATATTCAAAGACCGGCTTTTGCTCACCTCAAGACATTCAAGAGTATGTCAGACTCTCACAGGACTCCACCCATTGGACGCTGTACCATTCCACCACCTCCGTGATTGCTCGAAAGCCCATCATCTGATTTCACACAGCGTACCCATTCACACACGTGCAATGGGCTCGCATGCATTTTTCCGTTTCCTCTGTCTGCTCCATAAAATCAATGTCTACAATGGGTGCGAAGGTGAATCCTCTGTAGACATTTTGATTGACCGTCCCTCCTTCCTGGTCAGACACACTCCAATCACTCTTTCCATTTTTCCTATTTATTTTCAGGACTGTTTTCCAAAAGAGGGCCATATTCCCTTATTAGCCCATCAAGGCACACTGGTTGCAAGATACTGATGGTTATGAATGCTTCACACCATACAGAAGTATTCGGATGTTTTTTTTGGGCAGAGATACCATTTCACTGCATACGAGGCCTCAAGGAGGATTCGCCATGAACACGAATTTCGTACCAGACACGACTCAACGAACTGCAGGAATGTTTTCCGGCCAGAGCTATCGGGGCGGAGTCCTGGTCATTGATGATGAAACCGCCATTTGCAAAGTCGTTCGAATGGCCTTGGAAAAAGACGGCTACTACGTGGTGGACGCGGAAGACGGCGCGCAAGCTATCCGCATCCTCAACGAAGGAGAGCATCCAATGGTCATTGATGTCATTATCACGGATATTCGGATGCCCAACATCAATGGCATTGAAGCCATAAAATATTTTCAACGGGAATACCCCAGCGTGCCGTTGATCGTCTTAACCGGGTTTCCCGATATCGATCTGGCCACACAGCTCATGAAACAAGGAATTACCGATTATCTGGTCAAGCCGGTCGATCGGAAAAAATTACATACCGCTGTGGCCAATGCCATAGCTTCCCGACACCTCAACTGGTTTGCTTGAGGTGGTTTTGGCATTTTCGGGGTGGTCTGGAAGAAAAGCCTTTCCCTCGCTCCTCTAAGCGAAGCCAGGGATTCGAAGAGGCCGTTTTTTGGCATTACCTATTCCTAGCATTCTTTTACCATTTTAGCTTTATCCTTCCCGCGAATTCGGGCATAATGTGGTATTCTTTATTCCTAACATTATGACCTTCCTTGATCATCTTTTTGATATCCTGCCAATCTTTCTACCAATCTTATTGGTCCTCGCACTGGTCAGTACAGGGTTATGGGTGGCCCATTGGTTCTTCTTTCGCCGCAATGGCGGCCTGAAGGAGGAAGACCGATTTTCAGCCCGTGTGGGGATGTTGCTACTGGTGGGAGTCGGGATTGTTCTCATTCTGCTGGCCCTTCCTGTCGACAAAGAAACTCACAAAGAACTTTTTCAGCTATTAGCGCTGTTGATCACCGCGGTCATTACCCTTTCTTCCACGACCTTCGTCTCCAATGCCTTAGCGGGCTTTATGCTGCGAGGCATGAAAAGCTTTCGGTTAGGAGATTTCCTTCGCGTGGAAAATCAATTCGGTCGGATCACAGAACGGGGATTGTTTCACACGGAAATTCAAACAGAAGAACGCGACCTCACGACTCTTCCTAACTTATTTTTAGTTTCTCACCCGATTACCGTGCTTCGTTCATCCGGCACAATTGTCTCCGCCACGGTGTCGTTAGGATATGACATTTCCCACAAGACCATTGAAAGACTCCTTTCGAATGCCGCTCTTGCCGCAAACCTCAAAGACCCGTTTGTCCACATTATGGAACTCGGGGATTATTCCGTGACCTATCGAGTCTCCGGATTTTTAAGTGAGGTCAAACAATTGCTCAGTGCACGGTCGAACCTTCGCGCACAGATGCTCACCACGCTGCATGGTGCGGGAATCGAAATTGTTTCCCCTGTGGTCATGAATCAACGCCGGCTGGAGGATGGCATTCAAGTCTTGCCGCCCCAATCCTCCGAATTGCCGTATGCAGAAGAAAAGATCGTGGAGAATAATCCTGAATCACTGATTTTTGACAAAGCCGATGCCATGGCACAGATAGAGGCGCTAAAAGAGCAGCGTGAAGCAATTCGAGAGGAAATTACTGTTTTGGAAGGTCAAGCCAAATCAAAAAAAGAACACATTGGCCCCTGGATTGAACAAAGGATCACGCGCATTCGACAGGAAGAAGAGCGTCTCTCCCTCCAGATTCAGCAAGCCGAAGCAGCAAAAATTGAGTAAGTTCACCAGAAATCCCTCACATCACCAGTACTCATTTCAAAGGTTCCATCCTTCCCTGATTAGGAATGATCAAGCTCAGCCATCCTCTTCAGCTATTTTGAGGTCCTTCGCTACCGTTTTGAAGTAGGCCAAAAGGTCTCGCACCGATATGATACCGACAATGTCTCCATTGTCTCCGGTGACGGCCAAGTGGCGAATCTTGCGATCGGCCATGAGATCCCGGGCATAATGGACAGACATTTTCCTGTCTACGGTAATGATCGGACTGGACATCAGCTCCTTCACCTTTAAGCGTTCAATTTGGCCAGGGTGTTCCGCTACTGCCCGCACGACATCGGTTTCCGTTACAATCCCGGAAAATTCAGACTCCTGCTTCACCAACAAGGACCCAATTCGCTGGTTATGCATATGTGTAGCCGCTTCCTGGATGCTGGCATCTTCAGTCACAAAACTCAGATTCCGTGTCATGAATTGCCCAATCGTGGCCATGTCTCTTCCCTCCTGCTTCTAAATTGAAAAAGTCTATTGTGAAGTAAATGCCAAAAAAGATCCAGATTAAAAACGTTTCCGCTTCCCATTAATCTTTAACCATAACAAGCGAAGCGTTCGTCGTATCAGCGAATTCCACTCTCGTTTTTCTTTAACCCACAAGCACGGGCCACTCCATCACGATAGCGAAGCCAAAGGAGAAGTGTTTTTTTAATGGCGGCCAGAATTTAATCTTGATGGGAACGAGTAGCCGAATAGTGGTCCACCATCGCATAGGCATCATGACGATGACCGGTTTCCTTGGTATCGCACAAGTAGATGCGTCGGGGGTATTAGTTGAACCTGCATAAGATTTCTTGATTGGAATTGAATTCGTTCACTCTTTCCGGTCAATTATACCGCTTTATGCAAGATTAGCCCGCACCAACAATCCCTCTTGATCATCAGGCTTCTACTGAACCCAAGACCTATAGCCACCCAAAAAGGTCAAAGGTAAGCGTTGTCAATATCCACGAGTAAAATATTTAATCCCCAATCATTAAGCGCATTCCTAATATACAGCGATTAATCCGTCCACTTCCAAATACGACAAGTTTAAGAGGTGACACGCTTGATGTGAAAAATATTAAAAAGGGTGAACCCTTTTAGGAAGAACAAAGCGGAGTTCCCCCCGGTAAGTTGGTAGCACTTTCAAATGAATTATCTAATCACATTTTCGCGTGCCTCCCCCTCAGTATGCTCAGGGAGTACCCTGCGCTTTTTTTCATGAAGCCATCTGGACCTGGAAGACTTTTCAAAATGGCTCCCAAAGCGTCGCAGGTCTTATCCGCATCCGAAAGACCCAGGAAAAACTAACTTTTCTCAATAACCACTAACCAAATACCCTTTTTCAGAGAGGCAAGCTTGAAACCGCTGGTCTTCAGCTTGCCCGCTTTGATAAAGCGCACCCAATGCCCCAATCAAACCAATCACTTTCCCAACAGATTTTCCAGCTTGGGCTCCAGTGCTGTTATCAGCCTTGGTAACTAAATCAGACATGCTGCCAGCCTCTCGGCCTGCATTCCCAAAAGTCTCTTGGGATTGGTTAATCAGATCTAACGTCTCTTGCAGAGATAGGGTTGTTTTTGCCTGACAATATGCAATAGCCTCTTGTTCGCCCCCCTTAGAAAAATTCTCAGCCATGGGCTTTACGACAGGGTGATGGCTACAACCCATTATTAGCCCAAGAATCATTGAGGAAATCCATCCCATAAGAAATTTATTTTTCCATGATATGTTAGTGCTGTTTCTCATGGCCGTCCCTCCTTGGTAAATGGCTTTTTATCTCCTATATAGTTTCTAATTGCATAACAAGTGCCCAGAGATGATGAGTCGAATTGCCTGTTACAAAATCAGCAATTTCCGTGTGATAAACATTTACAATTAAACAATTGGTATATGAATACGGTCATTTCCCGGGCCAAAAGCCGTAAATAAGAAAACTAAAACGGTGTAGATAAAGTTTACATTTCCCTCCATTTGGTATGCCAAGCCTGGGCGTTCAATGCGCGAATCTATTGAAATTGGTAATAATGGCCAAAATATAATGAAGGCGTGTCTGCCGAAACATGATCCCGCCGACCGGAAATTGGCCGTTAATGATCGTCACGTTACCCAATAATCTATTTATGTATGTGCGTGGCGATAGATGATTGACCGAAATACTCAGAGGGACTTGGCGAACGAGGGGTGAGAGAATTGGGGCGGAGGTGGAGTGCTCCCCTAATTCTGGACCAGCGTTATGGTAGTGATTTGGGAATTGCAGCCAAAAAAGTAGGAAGCCCACACGCACGACGGCAACTGGCCAAGGTTGCTTGTGCCTAGGGGCTTCGGACGCGAGGACCCGCGTGGCTCTGTTCGACGCTACGCTCCGGGCTGAACTATCGGGCGCGCAAAGTGCGACAGGATGTCCGACTAGTCAAAGTTTTGCGCGGAGTGATGACACGTTATCCGCAATGGGGGAATCGGTTAGCCGGAAGCTTTCTCCAAGGCCGTGGCGTGCCGGAGATCTCAAACGAATTTATCGAGTGAAGCAACAACAGGGGCTGGGCCTTCCGAGGCGGAAGCGCCGAAGAAAGTTCTGCACGGGAGGCACCGTACAGCCATGAGCGAAGACCCCACATGATGTCAGGAATTAGGATGTTTCCCACGATACCTATGCCGAGGGCGAACCCTTTCGTTGCCTGACGGTCACAGATGAAGCCACACGATTTTGTTTGGCAATTGAAGTGGCCTCTTCATTGACCCATCGACAGGTCATCACCGTGTTGCAGCGGTTAAATGCTCGCAATGGACGCCCGCGGTATATCCGGAGTGAGAACGGCCCAGAATTCAGGGCCCAACACCTCACAACCTTTTTGAACGACCAGGAGATTATCCCGAGTCGGATCGAACCCGGCAAGCCCTGGCAGAATGGCAGCAACGAAAGTTTCAACGGCACATTGCGCCGTGAATGCCTCGATGCCGAACTCTTCCAGAGCTTACCAGAGGCCAGGGTGGTGATCGAGGAGTGGCGACGCCGATATAATGAAGAACGGCCACACAGTGCGCTCGGCTACCAGGTGTCCGCGGCTGTTTGGAGGAGCATTGATCCGGATAACCTAACATCCCAACTGGCCAGAGAATGAGGCAGGTCAGAGGGAATCGGCAGGGTCGAGGTAGATAAAAGTATACCCCCTATTAATACTCCTAAAGGTTACTTCGGTTTAACATAAAGACCAGCGATTCCGTTGGCAATGTAGAATTTCAAAGAACTCAATCGCAGTTAGGCTAACCTCGCAACCACTCAAACAAAAACTTGATCGAACTTAACAATAGTGGGATCCATAGGTTGAGTGGTTTTACGGGCAATGCCAGACTGCATATAACATTTTTAAAAACTCACCCTTGCGTCAATCCGCAGGCCCGGGCCACTCCATCACGATAGCGAAGCCAAAGGTGAAGAGTTTTTTTAACCGCGGCCAGAATTTTATCCTGGTGAGAACGAGTGTCGGCATAGTGGATCACCATCGCATAGGCATCATGACGATGACCGGTTTCAACCATTTGATGCGCTCGGATGAGATCCATGGCTTGATGCGAGACCCCCTGATGCTGGACCAGGGGATGATGTGTAATCTTTTCCTGAATATGCCGGGGAGCTTTGGATTTAACCGGATGGAGGAGTTCCTGACGATCATTGACGCTGCCTTCAACAAAAATCGTCAAAACGGCGGCGTTTAAGACCCAATCAGAGCTATTAGAAATCCGATCCAACCAGGACCGATAGCGCTGGGTAGCAGGCAATAACCGAATCTTCTCAAATTCGCGTGAGCGAAACCCTAATCCCCCCATCATTCTCATAAAGAGTTGAGGATGTGAAGTCCCCAATGACAGCATCCCGGTATCTTCCTCATAAATATTTTCGGCTAACATTTTTCGGACTTCTAACGGAGGATTTTGCCCGTGAATACGTGCCAGGAAAACGGGGAAGTCCCGGACATACACGGCGTACTCTTGTTGATAATGAATTTTGAGTTGCGCTTTGGAGATGGTTGGCCCAACGAAT
This region includes:
- a CDS encoding class I SAM-dependent methyltransferase → MGNDRCRAYFSCGHCRLIFVPPVYYISPEQEKDHYDHHENHSDDPGYRKFLNQLAEPLHNRLRPLSSGLDFGSGPGPTLALMLQESGHTLSIYDPFYAYNPILLEQTYDFITATEVAEHLHHPGPELDRLWARLKVGGILGIMTQLAPSDRPFLDWYYIKDPTHVCFFLHETWGWLSSRWGAEIIYLKKNVVLFRKPSHSQPG
- a CDS encoding NAD(P)/FAD-dependent oxidoreductase gives rise to the protein MPSDIDIAIIGAGAAGLAAGIFAAETNPNLSIVLLDSAKTIGAKILVSGGGRCNVTNQRVTASDFHGNRKLIDRILRRFDEQATIRWFSSLGIPLKTESTGKLFPVSNKARTVLDGLLRRCEALRVALLTHHLVQDLSREGEEFLIQHSQGTLQAKRVILATGGRSLPKTGSDGSGWGLAQQLGHTVTATYPALVPLLLEPSFFHATLSGISHDVTLTTTIAGKTFDRRTGSLLWTHFGISGPVVLDASRVWVRAAAKGEAVRLHLHCFPHLTNQDVEKWLMQAASLPGRKLVPTLLAERLPARVAGTLAGIQKPGLSDTPINLLSKEARRNLVRTLTNLDLPIIGSRGWNFAEVTAGGVPLEEISAHSMGSRPMPGIYVIGEMLDCDGRIGGFNFQWAWATGYLAGCHAAVDIMKRPAAAEGQR
- a CDS encoding methyltransferase domain-containing protein, which gives rise to MNRYIFDNKSEEREFQRLQLVEAANDPVTIRLLEETGIQPGWHCLELGAGAGSILRWLGNRVGPTGRAVGVDKKIAYLRKDDSPPIQIYQGSFLDVPLEQAFDLLHGRYVLIHNQEERTMLEKMYSLLKPGGWALFEEPDFTSATLPDREQETPQGRVNRAICQMFINLGLDPAYALRLPHKLQEAGYHIVRVQSLMHLCPGNSPMAKVMAESAMVLEQEYSKTGFCSPQDIQEYVRLSQDSTHWTLYHSTTSVIARKPII
- a CDS encoding response regulator, whose amino-acid sequence is MNTNFVPDTTQRTAGMFSGQSYRGGVLVIDDETAICKVVRMALEKDGYYVVDAEDGAQAIRILNEGEHPMVIDVIITDIRMPNINGIEAIKYFQREYPSVPLIVLTGFPDIDLATQLMKQGITDYLVKPVDRKKLHTAVANAIASRHLNWFA
- a CDS encoding mechanosensitive ion channel family protein, which gives rise to MAHWFFFRRNGGLKEEDRFSARVGMLLLVGVGIVLILLALPVDKETHKELFQLLALLITAVITLSSTTFVSNALAGFMLRGMKSFRLGDFLRVENQFGRITERGLFHTEIQTEERDLTTLPNLFLVSHPITVLRSSGTIVSATVSLGYDISHKTIERLLSNAALAANLKDPFVHIMELGDYSVTYRVSGFLSEVKQLLSARSNLRAQMLTTLHGAGIEIVSPVVMNQRRLEDGIQVLPPQSSELPYAEEKIVENNPESLIFDKADAMAQIEALKEQREAIREEITVLEGQAKSKKEHIGPWIEQRITRIRQEEERLSLQIQQAEAAKIE
- a CDS encoding CBS domain-containing protein; this translates as MATIGQFMTRNLSFVTEDASIQEAATHMHNQRIGSLLVKQESEFSGIVTETDVVRAVAEHPGQIERLKVKELMSSPIITVDRKMSVHYARDLMADRKIRHLAVTGDNGDIVGIISVRDLLAYFKTVAKDLKIAEEDG
- a CDS encoding iron-containing redox enzyme family protein, with the translated sequence MSIKKLSSAQFRLKLLNLMTQKHHWAWPQFVGPTISKAQLKIHYQQEYAVYVRDFPVFLARIHGQNPPLEVRKMLAENIYEEDTGMLSLGTSHPQLFMRMMGGLGFRSREFEKIRLLPATQRYRSWLDRISNSSDWVLNAAVLTIFVEGSVNDRQELLHPVKSKAPRHIQEKITHHPLVQHQGVSHQAMDLIRAHQMVETGHRHDAYAMVIHYADTRSHQDKILAAVKKTLHLWLRYRDGVARACGLTQG